The DNA window TCCATAGAAAGCAATAGTTGTAAATACTATATTATCTATAAGTTGACTTAACATTGTACTTCCATTGTTTCTAAGCCAGATAAACTTTTTTTCAGGAAAGAATTCTCTGATTTTGTGATATAACCAAACATCATGAAATTGTGATATTAAATATGCAATAAGTGAAGCAATAGCCAATCTTGGTAATAATGAGAATATGCTTTTTACACTTTCAAATATAGCTAAACCTTCTGGAATATCAAGAGGTTTAAAGTGTATAGCACATTGCATTATTAAAGTTGTTGCAACCAAAGAGAAAAAACCAATTTTTACTGCCGTATTTGCAGCTTTTTTACCATAGTTTTCACTTAAAATATCAGTTATTAAAAATCCTCCTGCATATAATATATTCCCAAGAGTTGCTTCCAAACCAAAAAGATTAACAAGTATAACAACTTGTATATTTGCTAAGATTGTGGAGATTGGAACCCAAATATATAGTCCTATTTTACCAAATTTTCTATAAGCAAAAAGTATACAAGAAAAATTAATTACCAACATTAAAAACCAAAGAAATATATTATGCATCATTGTTCAAAAACCCCCAAATCTTTATTATCTATTAAAATTTCAATTCTATCATCATTGAAAAGATTTTTCATATCTTGTACAAACCATTTTACAAGCTCAACATCTCTTTTTACAGTTGTTCCATTATCTATAAAAACATTTATTGTTATAGCTTTAAAATATTTTAAGCCAATTTCAATATCCTTTTTTATCATCTCTTTTGTCTGCCCTTGAGTTGCTATTAATAAACATACTGAATATATTTTTTCTGATAATTCCTTTATTTTCTTTTCATCTAAGAAAATATTTTTATTATAGACTTTTCTTCTAAAGTCATTATCAAAACTTTCTATCCCTGTTCTAAACCTAATTTCAACTTTTTTCTTTTCATTGAAATAGTCAATAATTTCATCTAAACGAGAAAGATATGAGTAAAAAATCTCAAAATACAAAATTTTTATATCCTTTTCATAAACTACTTCCCTAATTTTTTCCAAAGTTTTCTTAGGAATTTCAAAGACAAAACCAGAATTTATGACTTCTAAAACACCAAATTCTCCTGTTATTTCCTCTAAGACTTCTAAATTAACTCTATTGATTTCTTCCTCATCATTTGAATTATCCTCTATGTAATTACAAAAACTACATTTCCCATAAGCACAAGGAAAAGACTTTAAGAGAACTATTTCCCTTTGAAATTTTCCTTCTACCTTACTATACCTAATTCCCATTTTCCTCCTATATGATATTTTTATTACTAAAATTTTTTCTTAAAAGAAATATACTAATAAGATTACTGCGACGTCCATTATTGTTGAGTGAGCCTTTTATTGAGCTCACGAAACAC is part of the Fusobacterium nucleatum genome and encodes:
- a CDS encoding queuosine precursor transporter; the encoded protein is MMHNIFLWFLMLVINFSCILFAYRKFGKIGLYIWVPISTILANIQVVILVNLFGLEATLGNILYAGGFLITDILSENYGKKAANTAVKIGFFSLVATTLIMQCAIHFKPLDIPEGLAIFESVKSIFSLLPRLAIASLIAYLISQFHDVWLYHKIREFFPEKKFIWLRNNGSTMLSQLIDNIVFTTIAFYGVYPLEVMFNIFLSTYIIKFIVAICDTPFIYLADKMFRDKKIPEDI
- a CDS encoding radical SAM protein — its product is MGIRYSKVEGKFQREIVLLKSFPCAYGKCSFCNYIEDNSNDEEEINRVNLEVLEEITGEFGVLEVINSGFVFEIPKKTLEKIREVVYEKDIKILYFEIFYSYLSRLDEIIDYFNEKKKVEIRFRTGIESFDNDFRRKVYNKNIFLDEKKIKELSEKIYSVCLLIATQGQTKEMIKKDIEIGLKYFKAITINVFIDNGTTVKRDVELVKWFVQDMKNLFNDDRIEILIDNKDLGVFEQ